Proteins encoded within one genomic window of Borrelia sp. A-FGy1:
- a CDS encoding tape measure protein produces MKIEDIVIPISIATANQEKLASLADAIKEMGEQQFDNLERLADTLSQVEGTSDTVAATTAALVDAASRASQNFSKLSESVQNISNNNSGVKGLGDAIRNVGKNLVDVKGFAVKVGDSLGKVIENIAPLSLALKLTEGIGSAITAGFSNSLDALKNFNAEVSSYSLLLSDEKLGKALAEDMRELGDNTLFTREAISNAAKTLLSYGATSDETREKMNMFAQVAGGSSQGLEKLAEVYAKTESSNRVALEDLEALRDMGIDISDILASEAGVSGDALFKMASEGKIGFKDLSAALNKATKEGAKFYKNTAREAKTLEEAQAQTAKMGENLFLSLGQALEPLLMGFEKVKQLLLVGLLSPVTKIVAGVVTLLTKLTEVASFITGEFVKAFKSAFDPIFTLFAKVAELAGNLWGTLTKFLGFSKKELKEAEAAGTEEPARLKKYDPTAIADYDKQMMQDYEDLQKQIFKLRREAELKPYHEQLKAAAKIEELINAKNKEFIGKYSASFDRLSEENQKTLAGVEKTVSDFAKANHDFVAAHKTLKEELAEKEREILTLPYREQEKASRKLAEEVNSRNKEFLARYSKNFASLNESSRQVVVAMQREVNEFEKTALDRSFAASYKELQDRITSIRYSLALLPEDAHSRASAKMQAHVASLYKEFVDSHKDEFEKLNDSNRSALLSAATEARKATKGWLDSLLSLLNNLAGSINNVLNQDLGKSFAQSGAKGADALVESTINTSRQMLSSLGVWGGLAAAVLDFTIGIFKGIEANAIEEIEKKRDEDLERLAKQSEVDLARLEEGFDREINMRKEKLSKLDEQYNKEIDFIKQAQAKGQISGEEFQKRLQEVQAEYSSRKETAKEEIAKQETAKKVEVEREKKLGKLEEERIKAQAELDKVNASWWSISKKENIANARKILEEILRRIATVKAAGSLEEIKLARKGAFFRTNSPTYIPQAGLLASEMGQPELVRVTPAPIEENLRLNEAALIAKEITRLQRLENKKENSKVIVNNYNFTGDVLDAEKLVRMLKEKEHSLGFRMQE; encoded by the coding sequence ATGAAAATTGAGGATATAGTAATTCCTATATCAATCGCTACTGCCAACCAGGAGAAGCTAGCCTCACTTGCTGATGCTATAAAAGAGATGGGGGAGCAGCAATTTGACAACCTTGAGCGTCTTGCAGATACTCTTTCTCAAGTAGAGGGTACAAGCGATACTGTTGCTGCAACCACTGCTGCTTTAGTAGATGCGGCTAGCAGGGCAAGTCAAAATTTTAGCAAACTATCAGAATCTGTACAAAACATTAGTAATAATAACTCTGGGGTAAAGGGGCTAGGAGATGCTATAAGAAATGTTGGTAAGAATTTAGTTGATGTAAAGGGATTTGCAGTAAAGGTAGGTGATTCACTAGGAAAGGTCATAGAAAATATAGCCCCACTCTCATTAGCTCTTAAGCTTACAGAAGGCATAGGGTCTGCTATAACTGCTGGATTTTCTAACTCGCTAGATGCACTAAAAAATTTTAATGCCGAAGTCAGCTCTTATTCCTTACTTCTTTCTGATGAGAAGTTAGGTAAAGCCTTAGCAGAGGATATGAGAGAGCTTGGGGATAATACTCTTTTTACAAGAGAAGCTATATCTAATGCTGCAAAAACTTTGCTTTCATATGGAGCAACCTCAGATGAGACTAGGGAAAAGATGAACATGTTTGCCCAAGTTGCTGGTGGATCTAGTCAAGGGTTAGAGAAACTTGCTGAGGTGTATGCTAAGACTGAATCTAGTAATAGGGTAGCACTTGAAGATCTTGAGGCATTGCGTGATATGGGAATAGATATCTCAGATATACTAGCTAGTGAAGCAGGTGTTAGTGGTGATGCCTTGTTTAAGATGGCTAGCGAAGGCAAAATTGGATTTAAGGATTTAAGTGCAGCTCTTAACAAGGCTACTAAAGAGGGTGCTAAATTTTACAAAAACACGGCACGTGAGGCTAAAACACTAGAGGAGGCTCAAGCACAAACAGCTAAGATGGGTGAAAATCTTTTCCTTTCTTTAGGACAAGCACTAGAGCCTCTGCTAATGGGTTTTGAGAAGGTAAAGCAACTCTTACTAGTAGGCCTGCTTTCTCCTGTTACAAAAATAGTTGCAGGAGTAGTAACCCTTCTTACTAAGCTAACTGAGGTTGCAAGCTTCATAACAGGTGAGTTTGTCAAAGCATTTAAATCTGCCTTTGATCCAATCTTTACTCTCTTTGCAAAGGTGGCAGAACTTGCAGGAAATCTATGGGGCACGCTAACTAAGTTTTTAGGGTTTAGCAAAAAAGAACTTAAGGAGGCAGAGGCAGCAGGGACAGAAGAACCAGCTAGGCTAAAAAAATATGATCCAACAGCCATAGCTGACTATGATAAGCAGATGATGCAAGACTATGAGGACTTGCAAAAACAAATATTTAAGTTGCGAAGAGAAGCTGAACTTAAGCCATACCATGAACAACTAAAAGCTGCCGCTAAAATAGAAGAATTAATTAATGCTAAAAATAAAGAATTTATTGGCAAGTATAGTGCAAGTTTTGACAGGTTAAGTGAGGAAAACCAAAAGACTTTAGCTGGTGTAGAAAAAACTGTAAGTGATTTTGCTAAAGCTAATCATGATTTTGTAGCAGCTCACAAGACTCTAAAGGAAGAATTAGCAGAAAAAGAGCGAGAAATACTAACTCTTCCCTATCGCGAACAGGAAAAGGCTAGTCGTAAGTTAGCAGAAGAGGTTAATAGCAGAAATAAGGAGTTTCTTGCAAGATACAGCAAAAATTTTGCAAGCCTAAATGAATCTAGTAGACAAGTTGTTGTTGCAATGCAGCGTGAGGTAAATGAGTTTGAAAAGACTGCTCTAGATAGATCATTTGCTGCCTCATACAAGGAACTACAAGACAGAATAACCTCTATAAGGTATAGCCTTGCACTCCTACCAGAAGATGCTCACTCAAGAGCTAGTGCTAAAATGCAGGCTCATGTGGCTAGCTTGTATAAGGAGTTTGTTGATTCTCATAAAGATGAGTTTGAAAAGCTAAATGATAGTAATAGAAGTGCATTACTAAGTGCTGCTACAGAGGCAAGAAAGGCTACAAAAGGATGGCTTGACTCCTTGCTTTCCCTCCTAAATAACCTTGCAGGCTCTATTAATAATGTACTAAACCAAGATTTGGGGAAAAGCTTTGCTCAAAGTGGTGCAAAGGGAGCAGATGCATTAGTAGAATCAACCATTAACACATCACGCCAAATGCTATCAAGTCTTGGAGTCTGGGGTGGACTAGCAGCAGCAGTGCTTGATTTTACTATAGGTATTTTTAAGGGAATTGAGGCTAATGCAATAGAAGAGATTGAAAAAAAGCGTGATGAAGATCTTGAAAGGCTAGCTAAGCAGAGTGAGGTTGATCTTGCAAGACTAGAAGAAGGGTTTGACCGTGAGATAAATATGCGAAAAGAAAAGCTAAGCAAGCTTGATGAGCAGTATAACAAGGAAATTGACTTCATTAAACAAGCTCAGGCTAAGGGGCAAATATCTGGTGAAGAGTTTCAAAAAAGGCTACAGGAAGTTCAGGCTGAGTATAGTAGTAGGAAAGAGACAGCAAAAGAAGAGATTGCAAAACAAGAAACTGCTAAAAAAGTTGAGGTTGAAAGGGAGAAAAAGCTTGGCAAGCTAGAGGAAGAAAGAATTAAGGCCCAGGCAGAGCTTGATAAGGTCAATGCTTCTTGGTGGAGCATTAGCAAGAAAGAAAATATAGCTAATGCTAGAAAGATTTTAGAAGAAATACTAAGGCGAATAGCGACTGTTAAAGCAGCAGGAAGCTTAGAGGAAATAAAACTAGCAAGAAAGGGTGCATTCTTTAGAACTAATAGCCCTACCTATATTCCACAAGCAGGGCTTCTTGCAAGTGAGATGGGACAGCCTGAACTAGTAAGAGTAACCCCAGCACCGATTGAGGAGAACCTAAGACTAAATGAGGCTGCCCTTATAGCAAAAGAGATTACAAGACTGCAAAGGCTAGAAAATAAGAAAGAAAACAGTAAGGTAATAGTTAACAATTATAACTTTACAGGAGATGTGCTAGATGCAGAAAAACTTGTAAGAATGCTAAAGGAGAAGGAGCATTCTCTAGGATTTAGAATGCAGGAATAA